A window of Variovorax paradoxus EPS genomic DNA:
CCAAGGCCAACGGCGTGAAGCCCGCGCTCTTCAGCGCCAACTCCGAAGGCGCCTGCCCTGCGTGCAACGGCGCGGGCGTCATCTACACCGACCTCGCGATGATGGCCGGCGTGGCCACGGTCTGCGAGGAGTGCGAAGGCAAGCGCTTCCACGCCTCGGTGCTGGAACACAAGCTCGGCAAGCGCGACATCAGCGAGGTGCTTGCGATGTCCGTCACCGAGGCCACCGAGTTCTTCGGCGCGGGCGATGCGCGCACCCCGGCCGCGCACGCCATCCTCGAACGGCTCGCCGACGTCGGCCTCGGTTACCTCAGCCTCGGCCAGCCGCTCACCACGCTCTCGGGCGGCGAGCGGCAGCGGCTCAAGCTCGCCACGCACATGGCCGAGAAAGGCGGTATCTACGTACTCGACGAACCGACCGCCGGCCTGCACCTCGCCGATGTCGAGCAACTGCTCGGCCTGCTCGACCGGCTGGTGGATGCGGGCAAGTCGGTGATCGTGGTGGAGCACCACCAGGCGGTGATGGCGCATGCGGACTGGATCATCGACCTCGGGCCCGGCGCGGGGCATGACGGCGGGAAGGTCGTGTTCGAAGGCACGCCGGCCGAGTTGGTCAAGGCGCGCGCCACGCTCACGGGCAAGCACCTCGCGGCGTACGTGGGCGGCTGACTCCGCAGCAACGGCACGGGCGCGCTGGCCTGGCTAGGACTGCCGCGCCAGCCACTCGCGCGGCGATGCGCCCAGCTTCTGCGCAAAGAGCCGGGACAGCGCCGATGCGTTGGCATAGCCGAGTTCGTCGGCCACCGTCTTCACCGATGCGCCGCCGCGCAGTGCGGCCTGCGCAATGGTCAGGCGCCAGTTGGCGAGGTAGTCCGCCGGCGTGGCGCCCACCACCGCCTTGAAGCGGGCGGCGAAGGCGCTGCGCGACATGCCCGCCTTCGCGGCCATCTGCTCGAGCATCCAGGGCTCGCCGGGTTGCTCGTGCAGCGCGACGAGCACGCGCGCGAGTTGGGCATCGCCGAGCCCCGTGAGCAGCCCTGCCGGCAGCCCGGCCTCCTGCGGATGATCGAGCAGCCAGCGCAGCAACTGGATCAGCACCACCTCGAAGAGCCGGTCCGCCAGCAGCCGGTGCCCGCACTGCACCCGGGTGGTCTCCGCGAAAAGCAGTGCGAGCGACTGTTCGAGGCCATCGACTGCGTGCAGCGGAAGCCGGATCAGCGCGGGCAGCGCACGCACCAGCGGATGCGCGCCGCCGCCCTCGAAGTCGAGCGTGGCGCAGACGAAATCCGATCCTTCGGATGGGGCGTTGTGGAAATCGTGCGCGAGCGGCCGCGGGTAGAAAAGCAGGGTCGGCTCCTTCACGACCACCTTGCGCGGCACGCCCGCGCGCGCCCGATGCGTGACGACCATCTCGCCGCGGCGCAGCACATGCAGGAAGCCGCGCCCTTCCTTGGCGGCGAAGGTCGTCACGCCGCACAACGGACCGGCATGGAACAGGTGCGCGCGCACATGAAAGCGCTCCAGCAAGGCTGACAGACGATCGAGAGGCGGTGCGGCGGCGGCGGCAGCGACGTTTGGCATTGGACGAAAAGGTATCTTATATGGACAAAATCATCCAAATCATACGCCGCCCGCGCAGACACTCGTTCCATCACATCACTTCAAAGGACCGCACCATGTCTCGCATCGAACTCGTCTCCGACACCGCAGCCACCGGCGAAGCCAAGGCCCTGCTCTCGCAGATCCACGGCGCCTTCGGCGCAACGCCCAACATGTTCCGCGCCGTTGCCAATTCACCGGCGGCGCTCAAGAGCATGTGGGGCGCGTTCGGCGCACTCGGCGGCGGCGTGATCCCCGCGCAACTGGGCGAGCAGATCGCCGTGGCCGTGGCCGACCGCAACGCCTGCCACTACTGCCTGGCGGCGCACACCGCGCTGGGCCGCAAGGCCGGCGCGTCGGCGGCGGACATGGCGGCCGCGCAGGCCGGTGAATCGGCCGACCCGCGCACGGCCGCGGCGCTGCGCTTTGCGCTGAAGCTCGTCGACGCGCGCGGCCAGGTCGATGCGGCCGACGTGCAGGCACTGCGCGCAGCGGGCTTCGACGACGCGCACATCGTGGAGATCGTGGCGCACGTGGCCTTGAATCTCTTCACCAACTATGTGAACGTGGCGCTCGAGGTGCCGGTCGATTTTCCGGGCGTGAAGCTGCGCACGGCCGCCTGACATCCACTGATCCACTGATCCACTGATCCACTGCGCCCCCGGCCTCGAAGAAAGGAGCCCCGACATGTTCACAACTCTCGCCGAAGCACCGGCCCTGCAGGTCAGCCGCTGGCTCAACACCGAGGTGCCCCTCACGCTTGAATCGCTGCGCGGCCGGGTGGTGGTGCTGCATGCCTTCCAGATGCTGTGCCCGGCCTGCGTGTCGCACGCGCTGCCGCAAGCGAAGAAGACGCGCCAGCTCTTCGCGGCCAGCGACGTGGCCGTGATCGGGCTGCACACGGTCTTCGAGCACCACGACGTCATGACGGCCGCGGCGCTGGACGCGTTCGTGCACGAATACCGCTACACCTTTCCGATCGGCATCGACACCCCTTCGCAAGGCAGCATTCCGGCCACCATGCGCGAATACCAGCTGCAGGGCACGCCGAGCACCGTGCTCATCGACAGGCGCGGCCGCATCCGGCTGAGCCACTTCGGGCTGCTGGATGACATGGCGCTCGGCGGCGCCATCGGACAGTTGGCGGCGGAGGATGCACCCACGGCGCTGGCGGCAGACCCGTCGAACCAGGCGCCGTCCGCCTTGCAGGCCGCCGGACGTTGCGACGACGATGGGTGCCCCACCGGCGCCACCTGAAGGAGCCCGAACGCATGAGGCTGTCCGCTTGCCCCATCGACGCGCTGCTCGTTGGCGCCGTGGCCCCGCTGCCCGATGGCCGCTCGCCAAGCGGCATCCGCAAGTCCGCCACCGACCGTGCGCTGTGGCTCTCGCCGACCGGCCTGCAAGGCGATGCGCAGGCCGACCTGCGCGTTCACGGCGGCCCCGAGAAAGCCGTGCACCACTACCCGCGGGAGCACTACGCGCATTGGGCTTCGCGCAGCGGCCGCGCCGACCTGCTCGCCAACGCCGGTGCATTCGGCGAGAACGTCTCCACGCGCGGCTGGGACGAATCGAATGTCTGCATCGGCGATGTGGTGCGCCTGGGCGAGGCACTGGTGCAGGTGTCGCAAGGCCGCCAGCCTTGCTGGAAACTCGATGTGCATTTCAGCGAGCCCGGAACGGCGCGCGAAATGCAGGCGAGCGGCCGCACGGGCTGGTACTACCGCACCCTGGAGCCCGGCTGGGTGCGCAGCGGCGCAGAGGCGACGTTGGTCGAGAGGCCCCATCCGCAGTGGCCCTTGTCCCGCCTCATCGCGCTGCTGTTCTCGCGCGATGCGCGCTTTGCGCCCGAATGGGCACTGGCCGCCGAATTGCCGGCGCTCGCCGAGCGCTGGCGGCGAACGTTCGGCAAGCGCGTGGCGTCCAGCAGCGTGGAAGACTGGGAGCCCCGGCTGCGCACGCCACCGCCGGAGGCGTGATCCCCGCTCGGCGGCAAGCAACTCGCGGCGTACGCCGGCAACCGGTTGGCTTCAGGCGACGGCCTTGCGCCCCGGGTCCGTCACCGGAAAGCCGCCGTGCACTTCGAGCAGCCGCACCAGCGCTTCCGAGCTGTGCGCCTTGGCCCAGTCTTTTTCTGAATCGGTGATGCCGACCACATGCAGGAAGTCGAACTTGCCCGAGGCCAACTGCGCCGTGGCGGGGTAGTGCTTCGGCTCGGCCAGCACGATGTTGCGCAGGCCCACTGACCCCTTCGCGCGGATCACATCGCCCATCGGAATGCGGTCGCCGTAGTCGAGCAGCGGCTTGTCTTCGCCGAAGCGCCCGTGTGCGAGCAGCACGTTGAAGGCCAGCACCCGGCGCAGGAGCTTGATCGTCCACTGGTCCTCGGGCTGCGAATGCACCTCGATGACCAGCTCGGAGCCGAGCCATGAATAGTCCTCGGGGTCGTATTCGTCGGGCTCCGTTTCCCAAGGTGTCGACCCACCGGAGGTGACGTAGAGCCACGAGTTGCGCGCGGGCGTCGGCTCGAACTCGAACACGCCCAGGTGCAGCCAGGCCGGGTCGATGTCCTCGGCGCCGAGCGACGAGAAAACATCGAAGTCCAGCACGTAGATGCCGCTGCGCTTGTCCCCGAACAGCTGCGGGTAGAGCGTTTCCTCGCGGTACGCCCAGACTTCTTCCATGGAACTCATCGGCTTCTCCTTCTTGTCAGTGCCCTGTCCGGGCAGTGCCCTGTCCGGGCCGGCCAGAGCATAGGCTGAGAACCGGACCGAAGGCCGACAATGGAAGCCTCCACCCCAGCGCCCCATCCCCATGCGAAGACTGCGCTTTCTCACCAGCCGGCACCGCACGCCCTCGACCAACCGGGCGCTGGGCCTGCTGCTGGCCTTCAATGCCGGCGCGGTGAACGCGGGCGGGTTCCTGGTGCTGCACATGTACACCTCGCACATGACCGGCTTCGCCTCTCAACTGGCCGATGGGCTCGTGCTGGGCAACACCCGGCTGCTGCTCAATGCGCTGGGAGCCGTGCTGGCGTTTCTCTCGGGCGCGGCCGTGTGCGCGGTGCTGGTGAACTGGGGGCGGCAGCAGCGCCTGCACAGCGTGTATGCGCTGCCGCTGCTGCTGGAGGCCGCGTTGATGCTTCCCTTCGGCCTCATGGGCGCCGTGACCCTCACCTGGGCCACGCCCTTCGCTGTGCCGCTCACCGTGCTGCTGCTTTCCTTCATCATGGGCCTGCAGAACGCTGTCGCCTCCAAGACCTCCGGAGGCAGCATCCGCACCACGCACATGACCGGCAACATCACCGACCTGGGGATGGAAATCGGCAAGCTGCTCTACTGGAACCGCAAGCCCGACAGCACTTCCACGACCACACACGCCGTGCGACACGACCGCAGCCGCATGCGCAGGGCCGCGGGGCTCATCGCCATGTTCGTGCTCGGCGGCGTGGTCGGCGCGCTCGGCTTCACGCACGTGGGGTTCGTGTGCGTGGTGCCGTTGGCGGCGCTGCTGCTCGCGCTGTCGGTGCCGCCGTTCATGCGGGATCTGCCGCGCAGCGGGTTGCGGGTTCGGTTCGGCAAGACGCCTTAGCCGAGTGGATCGCGACCGGTTCACGCGTCACGTCACGGCGACCGGGACGAAGATGGACTGCTGCTGCTCGCCCCTCGCCGCCCCCGATCCGCCTTCGGCAAAACGGCCTCCTGCACCATCCGCTCGGCCTTGGCCTGCAGCAGATTCAGCGACGCATCGAAGCGCGCCGCATCGTCCGCATCCAGCGCCTTCATCAGGTCGCCATTGATCTTCGTCACCAGCGGGAAGAGCGCGTCGTACAGCGACTGCCCCGCTTCGGTCAGGCCCAGCTGCACCTGCCGCCGATCACCGGCCTTGGCCACCCGCGAGATCAGTTGCTTTGCGACCAGCGAGCCCACCGCCTTCGAGGTGCGCGCCCGGTCCAGTTGCGCATGCTCGGCCAGTTGCGACGAGCTCAGTTCGCCTCGGCTGGCCAGCACCGCGATCAACCGCCACTCGCGCCGCGTGATGCCGAAGCGCCCTTCGCACAGCCGGATCACCATGCTCCCCGCCACCGAAAGCAGCCGCGACATCCGATAGAGCAGCAGGTCGTCGAGCGGGCGGCGTGGCGCGGCAGCATCGACTGTGGCGGCGGCGGGCATCTGGGGTTAGTCCGGGGTATGGTTGATTAGATCAATCGACTGTAGCGTCTCTAAAGTCGTTCGCCATCGACCGAGAACCCGGAGAACCGCCCATGCCCAGCAGCAGCCTTGCCTTCGACCGCCGCCATGCACTCGCCGCATTGGGCGGCCTGGCGCTTGCACCGCTGGCCGACCTTGCGCATGCGCAGCCAGCCTTCGTGCCCGGCCAGCCCATCAAGGTGCTGATCGGCGTGCCGGCCGGCGGTACGCAGGACGTGCTGACCCGCGCCATCGCGCAGCAGGTGCGCGACTCGCTCGGCCCGCTCATCATCGACAACCGCTCGGGCGCGGCGGGCCGCATCGCCGTGGAAGCGGTGAAGACCGCGCCGCCCGACGGCCACACGCTGCTGCTGGGCACGGCCAGCATGATGACGATGTTCCCGAGCGCGTACCGCAACCTCTCGTACGACCCGGTGAAGGACTTCATTCCGCTCCTGAACGCGGCCCGCTTCGAACTCGCGCTCACCGTGCACAAGGACGTGCCCGCCAACACGCTTCCCGAATTCATCACCTGGGCCAAGGCACAGGGCGACAAGCTGAGCTTCGGCTCCTACGGCGCGGGCACGCCCTCGCACTTTCTCGGCGAAATGCTCAACCGCGCGGCCGGCTTGAAGATGGTGCACGTGCCCTATCGCGGCTCCACGCCCGCGCGGCAGGACCTGATGGGCGGCACCGTGCCCGTGTACTTCGACACCGTCGGCGGCGCGCAGCAGATGCTGCCTTCGGGCCGCGTGAAGGTGCTGGCCACCAGCGGCGAGAAGCGCTCGCCGCTCATGCCCAACCTGCCGTGCTTCGTGGAGGCCGGCTACAAGGACGTGGTCGCGACCGCATGGTTCGCGTACTACGCACCGCTGAAGACGCCACCGGCCATCGTCGACAAGCTGCGCGCCGAACTCACCCGCGCCGTGAACACGCGCGAGGTGCGGCAGCTCCTGCTGCAGAACGGCATGTACCCCATCGCCGACGGCAGCGACGCACTTTTGAAGACCATGCGCGAAGACACGACACGCTGGGCCGGCATCATGAAGGCCGTGAATTTCCAGGCGAACGATTGAAGACGACCGAAGACGACCGAACAACTGAACGAGGAGGAACCTAGACCATGCTGAACCCCAACCAACCCATCACCCGCGGCCTTACCCGCGGTGTCACCCGCCGCGCTGTCGGCCTGCTGGCCGCAGCCGGCCTCATGGCGACCATTGCGATCGGCGCGAACGCGCAGACGCTCGACAGCCCCCTGCACATCGTCGTCGGCTACGCCCCCGGCGGCGCCACCGACCGCGTGGCGCGCATCGTCGGCGAGAAGCTGGGCGCCAAGCTCGGCGTGCCCGTCATCGTCGACAACAAGCCCGGCGCGGGCGGGCGCCTTGCGGCGCAGCAGGTCAAGCTCACGCCCGCCCACCAGAACGTGCTGATGCTCGCCAACCCCGCCGTGATGGTGGTTGCGCCCCTGGTCTTCAAGGACAACAACTACGACGCCGAGCGCGACTTCGTGCCCGTGTCGTACGTCAACGCCTACGACTTCGCGCTGGCCGTCTCGCCCACCCTGCCCGTGCGCGAACTCCCCCACCTGCTCGCGTGGATGCGCGCCAATCCGCAGCAGGCCAACGTGGGCGTGCCCGCCACCGGCAGCCTGCCGCACTTCTTCGGCCTGATGGTCGGCGAGAAGGCCAGGGTGCAGACGCAGGTGATCGGCTACCGCGGCTCCGCGCCGCTGTTGAACGACCTCATCGGCGGCCAGGTGCCCATCGCCGTCGATACCGAGGACGTGGTGATCCCGCAGCACAACGCGGGCAAGCTGCGCATCCTCGCGCTCTCGGGCGAAAAGCGCTCGCCGTTCGCGCCGAACATCCCGACCTTCAAGGAAGCGGGCCTGGACCTCGCCGCCACCGGCTGGAACACCTTCTTCGCGCCCGCCACCATGCCCAAGGACAAGGTCGAGCGCCTCGCCGCGACCATCCGCGACGTGATGCAGGACCCCGACACGCAGCGCAAGTTCAAGGACTCGGGCATGACGCCCGTGGTGAGCTCGCAGGCGCAGACCATCGCGATGCTCAAGGCCTACAAAACGCAGTGGGCGCCCGTCGTCCAGAAGTCGGGCTACCAGCCCTGAACCTCATTCGTTATCCATGACCAGCAGACCCAACATCATCTTCATCGTCGCCGACGACCTCGGCTATGCCGACCTCGGCTGCTACGGCGGCCGCGACGCCGCGTTCGGCCCCGTCTCGCCCGTGCTCGACGGCCTGGCCGCGAACGGCCTGAAGCTCACGCAGGGCTATGCGAACTCGCCCGTGTGCTCGCCCACGCGCTTCGCGATGATCACCGCGCGGTATCAATACCGACTGCGCGGCGCGGCCGAAGAGCCCATCCGCAGCAGCAGCCGCGGCAGTACCACGCTGGGCCTGCCGACCGACCACCCCACGCTGCCCTCGCTGCTCAAGGCCAGCGGCTACCAGACCGCGCTCATCGGCAAATGGCACCTGGGCTATCCGCCGCACTTCGGTCCGCTGCGCTCGGGGTATGACGAATTCTTCGGGCCCATGTCGGGCGGCGTCGACTACTTCACCCACTGCGACTCCGCCGGCCAGCACGACCTGTGGTTCGGCGAAGAGGACAAGAAGGAAGACGGCTACCTCACCGACATGCTTTCGAAGCGCGCCGTGGACTACGTGGAGCGCATGGCGAAGCAGGAGCAACCGTTCTTCCTCAGCCTGCACTACACCGCCCCGCACTGGCCCTGGGAAACGCGCGACGACGCCGAGAAGGCGCCCGCCATCAAGGACAACCTCTTCGACCTGGCCGGCGGCAACATCCACGTGTACCGCCGCATGATCCATCACATGGACGAAGGCATCGGCTGGATCATGGCCGCGCTGCAGAAGCACGGCATGTCCGACAACACGCTCGTGGTGTTCACCAGCGACAACGGCGGCGAGCGCTTCTCGGACAACTGGCCGCTCGTGGGCGGCAAGATGGACCTCACCGAAGGCGGCATTCGCGTGCCATGGATCGCGCACTGGCCCGCCGTGATCGCCAAGGGCGGCGAAAGCGCGCAGCTTTGCATGACGATGGACTGGTCCGCGACCATGCTCGAAGCCGCCGGCGTGAAAGCCGATGCGAACTACCCGCTCGACGGCGTGTCGCTGATGCCCGTGCTGAAAGACGCGAAGCAGAGCTTCCGCCGCCCGCTGCACTGGCGCATGAACCACCGCGGCCAGCAGGCGATGCGCGACGGCGACTGGAAGTACCTGAAGGTCGACGGCAACGAGTACCTGTTCAACATTCCGGCCGACGAACGCGAACGCGCGAACCTCGGCAAGAAGGAGCCCGAACGGCTGGCCGCGATGCGTGAAGACTGGCTCGCGTGGAATGCGACGATGCCGGCGATTCCGGAGGATGCGACGGTGAGTTTGGGGTATTCGGTGAAGGACATGCCGCAGCGTTGAACTTCACACCCAACCGGGAGCTACCTGGCCTCTCCGAGGCCTGAAATCTTCTCGGCCAGTTCGCGCGATTGCTCCTCGAACTTGGCCGGGTTCAACTCTTTCAGCTTCGCCAGGTTCTGCAGCTTCCATTGAATCGCGGGCATCGCGCCAAGGTGCGCGATGCCC
This region includes:
- a CDS encoding AraC family transcriptional regulator; translated protein: MPNVAAAAAAPPLDRLSALLERFHVRAHLFHAGPLCGVTTFAAKEGRGFLHVLRRGEMVVTHRARAGVPRKVVVKEPTLLFYPRPLAHDFHNAPSEGSDFVCATLDFEGGGAHPLVRALPALIRLPLHAVDGLEQSLALLFAETTRVQCGHRLLADRLFEVVLIQLLRWLLDHPQEAGLPAGLLTGLGDAQLARVLVALHEQPGEPWMLEQMAAKAGMSRSAFAARFKAVVGATPADYLANWRLTIAQAALRGGASVKTVADELGYANASALSRLFAQKLGASPREWLARQS
- a CDS encoding carboxymuconolactone decarboxylase family protein, encoding MSRIELVSDTAATGEAKALLSQIHGAFGATPNMFRAVANSPAALKSMWGAFGALGGGVIPAQLGEQIAVAVADRNACHYCLAAHTALGRKAGASAADMAAAQAGESADPRTAAALRFALKLVDARGQVDAADVQALRAAGFDDAHIVEIVAHVALNLFTNYVNVALEVPVDFPGVKLRTAA
- a CDS encoding MarR family winged helix-turn-helix transcriptional regulator; the protein is MPAAATVDAAAPRRPLDDLLLYRMSRLLSVAGSMVIRLCEGRFGITRREWRLIAVLASRGELSSSQLAEHAQLDRARTSKAVGSLVAKQLISRVAKAGDRRQVQLGLTEAGQSLYDALFPLVTKINGDLMKALDADDAARFDASLNLLQAKAERMVQEAVLPKADRGRRGASSSSPSSSRSP
- a CDS encoding redoxin family protein; its protein translation is MFTTLAEAPALQVSRWLNTEVPLTLESLRGRVVVLHAFQMLCPACVSHALPQAKKTRQLFAASDVAVIGLHTVFEHHDVMTAAALDAFVHEYRYTFPIGIDTPSQGSIPATMREYQLQGTPSTVLIDRRGRIRLSHFGLLDDMALGGAIGQLAAEDAPTALAADPSNQAPSALQAAGRCDDDGCPTGAT
- a CDS encoding suppressor of fused domain protein — encoded protein: MSSMEEVWAYREETLYPQLFGDKRSGIYVLDFDVFSSLGAEDIDPAWLHLGVFEFEPTPARNSWLYVTSGGSTPWETEPDEYDPEDYSWLGSELVIEVHSQPEDQWTIKLLRRVLAFNVLLAHGRFGEDKPLLDYGDRIPMGDVIRAKGSVGLRNIVLAEPKHYPATAQLASGKFDFLHVVGITDSEKDWAKAHSSEALVRLLEVHGGFPVTDPGRKAVA
- a CDS encoding Bug family tripartite tricarboxylate transporter substrate binding protein; the protein is MLNPNQPITRGLTRGVTRRAVGLLAAAGLMATIAIGANAQTLDSPLHIVVGYAPGGATDRVARIVGEKLGAKLGVPVIVDNKPGAGGRLAAQQVKLTPAHQNVLMLANPAVMVVAPLVFKDNNYDAERDFVPVSYVNAYDFALAVSPTLPVRELPHLLAWMRANPQQANVGVPATGSLPHFFGLMVGEKARVQTQVIGYRGSAPLLNDLIGGQVPIAVDTEDVVIPQHNAGKLRILALSGEKRSPFAPNIPTFKEAGLDLAATGWNTFFAPATMPKDKVERLAATIRDVMQDPDTQRKFKDSGMTPVVSSQAQTIAMLKAYKTQWAPVVQKSGYQP
- a CDS encoding MOSC domain-containing protein, which codes for MRLSACPIDALLVGAVAPLPDGRSPSGIRKSATDRALWLSPTGLQGDAQADLRVHGGPEKAVHHYPREHYAHWASRSGRADLLANAGAFGENVSTRGWDESNVCIGDVVRLGEALVQVSQGRQPCWKLDVHFSEPGTAREMQASGRTGWYYRTLEPGWVRSGAEATLVERPHPQWPLSRLIALLFSRDARFAPEWALAAELPALAERWRRTFGKRVASSSVEDWEPRLRTPPPEA
- a CDS encoding sulfatase codes for the protein MTSRPNIIFIVADDLGYADLGCYGGRDAAFGPVSPVLDGLAANGLKLTQGYANSPVCSPTRFAMITARYQYRLRGAAEEPIRSSSRGSTTLGLPTDHPTLPSLLKASGYQTALIGKWHLGYPPHFGPLRSGYDEFFGPMSGGVDYFTHCDSAGQHDLWFGEEDKKEDGYLTDMLSKRAVDYVERMAKQEQPFFLSLHYTAPHWPWETRDDAEKAPAIKDNLFDLAGGNIHVYRRMIHHMDEGIGWIMAALQKHGMSDNTLVVFTSDNGGERFSDNWPLVGGKMDLTEGGIRVPWIAHWPAVIAKGGESAQLCMTMDWSATMLEAAGVKADANYPLDGVSLMPVLKDAKQSFRRPLHWRMNHRGQQAMRDGDWKYLKVDGNEYLFNIPADERERANLGKKEPERLAAMREDWLAWNATMPAIPEDATVSLGYSVKDMPQR
- a CDS encoding Bug family tripartite tricarboxylate transporter substrate binding protein → MPSSSLAFDRRHALAALGGLALAPLADLAHAQPAFVPGQPIKVLIGVPAGGTQDVLTRAIAQQVRDSLGPLIIDNRSGAAGRIAVEAVKTAPPDGHTLLLGTASMMTMFPSAYRNLSYDPVKDFIPLLNAARFELALTVHKDVPANTLPEFITWAKAQGDKLSFGSYGAGTPSHFLGEMLNRAAGLKMVHVPYRGSTPARQDLMGGTVPVYFDTVGGAQQMLPSGRVKVLATSGEKRSPLMPNLPCFVEAGYKDVVATAWFAYYAPLKTPPAIVDKLRAELTRAVNTREVRQLLLQNGMYPIADGSDALLKTMREDTTRWAGIMKAVNFQAND
- a CDS encoding YoaK family protein, with translation MRRLRFLTSRHRTPSTNRALGLLLAFNAGAVNAGGFLVLHMYTSHMTGFASQLADGLVLGNTRLLLNALGAVLAFLSGAAVCAVLVNWGRQQRLHSVYALPLLLEAALMLPFGLMGAVTLTWATPFAVPLTVLLLSFIMGLQNAVASKTSGGSIRTTHMTGNITDLGMEIGKLLYWNRKPDSTSTTTHAVRHDRSRMRRAAGLIAMFVLGGVVGALGFTHVGFVCVVPLAALLLALSVPPFMRDLPRSGLRVRFGKTP